A segment of the Actinomycetota bacterium genome:
CCTTGGGGCTGGCAAAGCGGATGGGAACCCGTTCGCACGCGCGCTGACCTGGGTGCTTGCCGGTCGCGAACCCCACCGTTAGGCTCCCGCGCACATGCCCGAAAGCGCGTCTTTCTCCGTGCGTCGTCCCAACTACCGCCGCCGCAGAACCTTCACAGTGCTCGGGTTGTTGGGTGCATCGGTAGTGGTCGTCTTGCTGTTGACGCGCGGCGGCGGACCGCTCGGCGGGTCCGACGAGCCGCCGATCCCGAAGCTTGAGTTCGCGGCCCAGGTGAAGCACGTTTTCCAGGGGAAGGCGGCCGGTGCGAGCTCCCAGCAAGGTGAGATCGACGGCCTTACGGAGATGTTCAACGAGTACTACCAGCAAGCGTTCGTCGACCCGGGCGCCTGGGGCGACGGAACCTTCGAGGATCTCGCCGGGCTGTTCGTCGAGGAAGCGAGGGCCTCGTTCCAGAGGGATCTGCCGGCGCTCACGATCGGAGAAGCCCGCACGGAGCTGAAACGCGTCGACCTCGGCAGTAACTCGTTCGCCTTGAGCATCTACTGGGACTCGAAGCAGAAGCCGACGTTCGCGGTGGCATCGGTGCAGTTCGAAGGCCGCGGAATCTTGAAGCGCTCGGGCCCGGCGGTGACCATCAGCCAGGCGGCGACCTACTACCTCCAGAAGGTGGGGTCGAGCTGGAAGATCTCCGCGTACGACACGACGGAGACCCAGACCACGCCGACGCCGTCCCCCACCGCGAGCCCATCCTCATGAGCCGCAGCCGGAGCTTGATCGTGCTGAGCGCACTCGGGCTCGCGGCCGCGCTCGCCTGGACAACAGTGGGCGGCGTGACCGTCGCACAGTCCCAAGAAAAGCCGATCGTGATCAACCGGGCGCACGCGGGTTCGCACCGTCCTTCGTTCGACAAGCCGATCTTCGTGCTCGCCCTCGGGAGCGACGCGGGGTCGCCCAAGTACAAGCGCGGCGGGAAGGTCCAGAGCGGACGAGCGGATTCGATCCATATCATCGCGATCGAGCCCACGCTGAAGAAGGCTTCGATCGTGGGGATCCCGCGCGACTCCTACGTCCCGGTGACCTGCTTCAATAGGGACACCAAGATCACCGGCGGCTTGTTCTTCGGTGGGGCCGAGTGCATGGTCAGCACGGTCGAGCGGCTCGTCCGCGACCACGGAGGACCGGCGACGTTCAAGTTCGACTACTACATGCTCGCCGGGTTCGAGCATCTGGCGAACATGGTGAACGACCTTGGAGGGATCCCCGTCAACGTGCCCTACGCTATGAACGACAAGGCGTCGCGCGCCAATCTCAAGAAGGGTCCCCAGACGCTGAGCGGCGCCGAAGCGCTGGCGATGTCGCGCAATCGCAAGGACGCGCCGCTCGGAGATCTCTCGCGTTCGGAGAACCAGGGCCTCGTCATGATCGGCGGGCTAACCAAAGCACGCGCGCTCGTCGCGAAGGATCCGAGCAAGACCCTCGAGTTCGTGCGATCGATCTTCCGCAACGTGAAGATGGATATCCCGCTGGTCGACGCGTTCCGGCTCGGGCTTGTGCTGCTGCAGATCGCGCCGAAGGACGTCACCAACATCGTCCCCCGCGCGGATACCGGAACTACTGATGCCGGGTCGAGCGTGCTCCTGGACGAACGCTCGTATCGCGTCTACCGCGACGTGGCCGACGACGGTGTGCTCGGCTCCAGCGGCTGAGACCTCGGCCGCGGCCGCCCCTCAACGTTGCACGCGATAACTCAGGTCCCATTAAAGACGGATTTCCCGAGCGCAGGCCTAGGCACTTCGGTGACGGGACTACGCTGGAATTAGTCCACCTACTTGGCCCACACGGGCTATACATCCCACCGCACTTCTCCCGAGATACTGCGTGGCAAGTTCGCAGAAGCGGATCAGGGAGATGAGGCTGATGACGGCCACCGCACTTCGCACTCGCTCCGCGCTTGTCTTCTTGCTCTTCGCAGGACTGCTCGCCGCGGCTACTCCGGCGCTGCCTCCGGTGACTTCATCGAGCTCGGGCGGCGCCGTCGAGCTCGACCCGGCGCTTACATCCATCACCACCGGAGACGTCAACCTGATCGTGCGCGCTCGCCCCGGCGCGGTGCGGGAAGCGGTTCGCGCCGTGACGCGTGCCGGCGGCATCGTGACGAAGGACCTGCCGATCGTGAACGGCTTCGCCGCGGTCGTGCCGGCTTCCGAGATCGCCGACATCGCGAGCGTCGCGGGCATCTACACGCTGACGCTGGATCGCAAGGTCACGGTCGCCGAGAACGGGAACCCGTCCACGCCCAACTCCGTCTACCGGAAGGTCGTTCGCGCCGACGACGTGAACAACGCGGGTTATTCCGGAAGCGGTATCACGGTCGCCGTAATCGACACCGGGATCACCGAGGTCGCCGACCTCGCCGGCCGCGTCGTGGACGTGAGCGACGGAGGGCTGTTCGGCGGGACGAGCTCATGCAAGAACTTCTCCGGCGAACCCACATGCGACGACTCCTTCGGCCATGGGACGTTCATCGCTGGGATCATCGCCGGCAACGGCGCCGCGTCCGGAGGCAAGTGGAAGGGCATCGCCCCTCAGGCGAAACTCCTGTCGGTCAAGATCGCGGGTGCGTCCGGCTCGACCGACGTGAGCACGCTCCTTGCCGCGATCCAGTGGGTGGTCTCCTTCAAGAGCGAGTACAACATCAAGGTCCTCAACCTTTCGCTGGGCACGAACGGTACGCAGACCTACCGCACCGACCCGCTCAACTACGCGGTCGAGAAGGCGTGGGACGCGGGGATCGTCGTCGTGGTGGCCGCGAGCAACCTCGGTCCCGAAGCCGGCACGATCTCCAAGCCCGGGGACGATCCGTGGGTGATCACCGTCGGCGCGACCGACGACATGGGAACGAACGGTCTCGGCGACGACGAGCTGCCGAACTACAGCTCGCGGGGGCCGACGGGCTCCGATGGGATCGCCAAGCCCGACGTCGTCGCCCCCGGGTCACACATCGTCTCCCTGCGTGCTCCCGGGAGCGCGATCGACACCCAGTTCCCGAACTACATCGACGGTTCGTACCGGAAGGGAAGCGGCACGTCGCAAGCGACCGCCGCAGTTTCGGGCGTCGCCGCGCTGATGCTTCAGCGCAACCCGACCTGGAGCCCCGACCGGGTGAAGTACGCGATGAAGTCGACCGCCCGAGATGCTGCATCCGATGACCCCATGGCCGTCGGAAGCGGCGTTGTGGACGCCTACACCGGCACGTTCTCCGCACCGTCTGGGACGGCGAACGCGGGGCTCGATCGCTCGAACGGGATGGGCGCTCTGGACGCGAGTCGCGGCACGGTCGAGGTGCAAGCCGACGACTCCGAGCAGACCGTTGTCAACGGCGTGCTCACCCTGCAGCTTCTCCTGTGGAACCCGATCGTCTACACGGGGGTGCCGTGGAACTCGCTCACGTGGAGCCTGTCGCAATGGTACGGCAACTCGTGGCACGGGAACTCCTGGCACGGGAACTCCTGGCACGGGAACTCCTGGCACGGCAGCACCTGGTACGGGAACTCATGGCACGGGAACTCCTGGCACGGGAACTCGTGGCACGGCTCGGCGTGGTACGGCGCGTGGGAGTAAGGACTGGTGCGCGCCGAAACTGACGAGCTCGCGCCGCGGGTGAGCGATGCCGACCCGAGCAGGTCGTCCCCCAGCCGGATAGCCCTGTTCACCGGGATCCTCTTCGGGGTCGCGATCGCTTCGGCACTGGCCTCGACGAACCTGCCCGGCACGGCCAACACCTCCTTGCCGGGCTCGGCCGCGCTCTTCGCCTTGCTCGTCGCCGCCGAGCGCTTGATGATGCGCTTCCGCTACCGAGGACACATCGACGGGATCACCCTCTTCGAGGCGGCGCTCGCGCCTGCGATCCTGACCTTGCCGACCCCCGTTCTCGTCTTGGTCGTCGGCATGGCTCAGGCGGTGGCCGCCATCATCGGACGCGACGCGTTCGTCAAGGCGTCGTTCAACGTCGCGCAATGGAGCGCGGCGGCCGCTCTCGGAAGCATGGTGTTCAACCTACTGCCGACCGGCGCCGGCCTCGATGTGGCCAATACGCTCGCCCTCATCGTGGCCATCACCGTCGTCATCGTCACGAACATCGTGACCTTCACCTACGCGATGCACCTCGTTCAGCGTGAGCCGATCCGGAACGTCCTCCGTAGCTTCGCGCCGCTGGTCCCGGTATGGGGGATCACATGGATCCTGAACGTGGCGTTCGGGATCATCTTCGCCGCGACCTACACATGGAGCACGGCGGGGGTCCTCCTCTTCTCCGTTCCGCTGGCGCTGCTCCACTGGGCGTCGAAAGCCTACGCGGCCGCCGTTGTGGACCAGGAGCGCCTCGCAGGGCTCCACCGCGCGACCCTGGAGCTCGCAACCCCCGTCGACCCGCGGGACGCGATCCCCAGATTCCTCGGCGAGGTCCGGCAGTCCTTCGGCGGCGATGCGGTCGACCTCGTCCTGTTCTTCAGCGGAAGGATCCGCACCGTGCATCGCGTGGACCACGATGGATATCGGGAATACGACGAGCCCTGGGAGCTGCAGACGCTCGCCGCAGCGCTGTCCGAGCGACGCCGCGTGGTGCGCGTGAACGCGGCGGGGCCGGATCCGATCGCGGCGGCACTGCTCGATCTCGAAGGCTGGCGTGACTGCCTCGCGGCCCCGCTGCTCGACGGAGAGCGCACGCTGGGCGTCCTCTGCCTCTACAACCGCCAAGGCCTCGAGGGGTTCGAGCGCGGGGAAGAGGCCGTCCTCCAGGCGCTCGCCGTCGAAGCCGCTCGCGGGATGAACAAGGCCAGCCTGCTCGACGCGATCCTCGAGGAACGACAGAAGCTGGCCGACATCGTGGGACGCACGTCGGACGGGATCCTCACGATCTCGCCGGCCGGAACGATCAAGACCTGGAACCTGGCCCTCGAACGGATCACCGGCCACGGCGCCGCCGAGATGATCGGATCGCGGCTGTTCGGCACGCTGACGCCGCGCGACACCGAGGGTGTGGCGGTCTGGCTCGAGCGGTGGGCCGATGACGAGAACGAGCTCGCTTCCGACATCGAGATCACCACGCGCGCCGGAGAGACCCGATGGCTGTCCTGCTCGTACACGCGCGTCTCGGACCCCGATGGCCGGCCATCCATGCTGATCGTGGTCGCCCGTGACGCGACCGAGGCTCGCGAGCTCGAGCGGCTGAAGGACGACTTCGTCGCGACGGTTTCGCATGAGCTTCGGACTCCGCTCACGCCGATCAAGGGTTGGGCGGTCACTCTGCTTCAGCTCGGCGAGCATCTTTCACCCCAGCAGCGTGAGGAGGGCGTACAAGCGATCCTCCGTCACGCCGAGCGCCTCGAACGCCTTATCACGAACATCCTCGAGGTCTCGAAGGTGGAACGCGGGCTGTCCGATCGGCGTGACGCCGTCGTCGACGTGCTCGCGGTCGCGGAGAAGACCGTGGCGGACTTCCGTGCGGAGAACGGACACCGCGAGATCGTGTTCCACGCGAGCGCCGATCACCATCTCACGCGCGGAGATGAGGTTTGGGTCGAGCAGATCCTTACCAATCTGCTTTCAAACGCGATGAAGTACTCGCCGGCCGACCGGCCGATAGAGGTCGCGGTGACGGAAACACGCGACGCCATCGAGGTTTCGGTCACCGACCGGGGACCCGGCATCCCCGAGCACGAGATGGAGCGCATCTTCGAGCGCTTCAAGCGCCTCGGCGATCACATGACGCGCAGCCAGGGCGGCACGGGCCTCGGCCTCTACATAGCCCGCCAGCTCGCTCGGGCGATCGGCGGCGAGCTATCGGTGTGCAGCGAGCCGGGCCGGGGCGCCACCTTCACGCTGCTTCTCGTCCCCGAGTACGAGCCTGCCCCCCTCGCGTCGGCGTCGTAGCGACGCCTAACGACGGAAACGCGTCCGGACCCAGGTACCGACTTGCTATCATCCGTCCACGAGGGAAATATCCCTAACGCCGCCGTCGCCACAGGGGGATCCCTGCGATTGGACCAGAGCTCTTGCCCCTCGATGATGCTCGCGATCGAGGACGACGCTGATGCTTGAAACGCTCGCGGCGTGGGCATCAGCCGCGCCAGAGCCCGCCAAGCAGTTCGCGAGTTTCGACGTGCCGCTGTGGGTTTGGGCGGCACTCCTCGCCGGCGTAGCGGCGCTGCTCGTCGCGGATCTCCTGATCGTGCACCGCACGGCGCACGTAATCACCTTCCGCGAGGCCGCGATCGAGAGCGCGGTCTGGGTCACGCTCGGCCTCTCCTTCGTCGGGGTGATCCTGTGGTGGCAGGGCAGCCAGGCCGCCGGCGAGTACCTCGCGGGGTACCTGATCGAGAAGAGCCTCTCCGTCGACAACGTCTTCATCTGGGTCGTGATCTTCTCGTACTTCTCCGTGCCACGTGAGTACCAGTTCCGTGTCCTCTTCTGGGGCATCTTCGGCGCCCTCGTGATGCGCGGCATCTTCATCTTCACCGGCGTCGCGCTGATCGAGGCCTTCGACTGGATCCTTTACGTCTTCGGGGCGTTCCTGCTCTTCACCGCGTTCAAGATCGCGCGGCACGACGAGGCCGAGGTGCATCCGGAGCGCAACCCGATCCTGCGGCTGGTGCACCGCTTCATCGCGTCGACCACGGAGTACGACGGACAGCGGATGTTCACGAAGAAGGACGGTCGCCGGCTCGCGACGCCGCTGTTTGCCGTCCTGATCGTCGTCGAGAGCACCGACGTGATCTTCGCCGTCGACTCGGTGCCGGCGATCCTCGCGGTCAGCCGCGAGCCGTTCATCGTCTTCTCGTCGAACGCGTTCGCCATCCTCGGGCTGCGTGCGCTGTACTTCCTACTGGCCGGAATGGCGGGGCGGTTCCGGTACCTCAACATCGGCCTGGGCGTCATCCTGGCGTTCGTCGGGGTCAAGATGCTGCTGGCGAACGTCTACCACTTCCCGACCTGGATCTCCCTGCTCGTGATCGCCGCGATCCTCACCGTCACGATCTGGGCGTCGATCGCGGCGACCAACCGCGAGGAGACCCGGCGTGTGGACGCCCCCGAGGTCCCGGCGCCGGCCGACGAGGGATCCGATCCGCATCCGCGCTGAACGACGCCGCGCGGGTCAATCGTCGCCGCGCCAGGCGTGCACACCTTCGCGGCCGATGAAGTAAGCGGCGCCGATCGCTGCGACGGGATCGGCCCACCACCAGCCGGCCACCTGGTTCACAAGCAGACCGGCGACCGCCAAGAGCGACAGCCACCAACAGGCGGTCGTCTGGAAGGCGTCGGCCATGAGGGCACGACTCCCGAGTCGCCGCGCCGCATCGCGCTTGGCCCGCGCCAGCCACCACATGACGGCGAGCGAGAGGCTCGTCACGGCGATGCCGACCGCCGACGCCTCGGGCCGCTCCTCCTGGACAAGCGAGATCGTCGCGTCGACGGCGAGGTACCCGGCGAGGGCGAACAGCGACGCGCCGACCAGCCGCCGGGCGCGCAGCTCGATCGCGTCGACCCGCTCGGGGTCGCTCGCGCGCCGCTCGGCGAGAAGGCGCCAGACGAGGACGCCTCCGGAGGCGCTCTCGATGAAGCTGTCGATCCCGAAGCCGAGGAGGACAACGCTGCCGGCCGCCATGGCGGCCGTGATCGAGACGACCCCTTCGACGACGTTCCATCCGACGGTCAGGTACTCGAGCCCGAGCGCGCGACGGAGCAGCGCATCGCGATCGATGTCCGGTGACCGGCTCACCCGCGGATTGTCGCACAGGCTACGGGCGCCGATCGCACGCCACGGCGCCGTGTCGCTGGAGAGATACGATGCCCTCAGTGGACGCTCTGCTCGTGCTCGATCGGCTCCGCGCGCGCTCGGAGAGTGGCGAGCAGCTCGTCCATCTCGAGACCATCCCCGCCCGCGAGCCGGCGGCTGCGGCAGATCTGATTCTGGCGCCGGAGCTGTCGGTCCGGCTGCGCCGGCTCGGCGTCCAAGGGCTCTGGGAGCATCAGGCAGCGGGGCTTCGCGCCGTCCGAGCCGGACGCAACGTCGCCGTCGCGACGGGAACGGCGAGCGGCAAGAGCCTCGTGTATCAGCTCGCGACGATGGAGAGGCTCACCGCCGATCCGAAAGCGACGGCGCTCTACCTGTTTCCAACGAAGGCGCTGGCGAACGACCAGCTCCGCGCGATCCGAGGGTTCGCCCTTCCCGCGATCCGCGCCGCCGTCTACGACGGCGACACGCCGGGGCCCGAACGCGGCTGGGCGCGCCGCAATGCCAACCTTCTCATCACCAACCCCGACATGCTCCACTACGGGATCCTGCCCACGCACGACCGCTGGGCGACGTTCTTGAAGCATCTATCCATCGTCGCGGTCGACGAGATGCACATCCTGAGAGGCATCTTCGGCTCGCACGTCGCCAACGTCTTGCGACGGCTCCGCCGGCTCGCGGCCCGCTACGGCGCGTCGCCCCGGTTCGTCACGGCTTCGGCGACGATCGGCAACCCCGCCGAGCTCGCGGAGCGGCTCACCGGCCTCATGTTCGAGGCCGTCGCCGACGACGCGTCCCCGCGTGGGAAGAAGCATTTCGCCCTGTGGAATCCGCCCCTGGTCGACGAAGCCTCCGGCGCGCGGCGCAGCCCGAACGCGGAAGCGGCCGCGCTCCTTGCAACGCTCGTCGGCGAGGGCGTCCGCACGATCGCGTTCGCCAAGTCTCGCAAGAGTGCCGAGCTGATCTCTTCCTTCGCCCGCGAGCGTCTCGAGCGCGAGCGCCCTCATCTGGCC
Coding sequences within it:
- a CDS encoding TerC family protein, which gives rise to MLETLAAWASAAPEPAKQFASFDVPLWVWAALLAGVAALLVADLLIVHRTAHVITFREAAIESAVWVTLGLSFVGVILWWQGSQAAGEYLAGYLIEKSLSVDNVFIWVVIFSYFSVPREYQFRVLFWGIFGALVMRGIFIFTGVALIEAFDWILYVFGAFLLFTAFKIARHDEAEVHPERNPILRLVHRFIASTTEYDGQRMFTKKDGRRLATPLFAVLIVVESTDVIFAVDSVPAILAVSREPFIVFSSNAFAILGLRALYFLLAGMAGRFRYLNIGLGVILAFVGVKMLLANVYHFPTWISLLVIAAILTVTIWASIAATNREETRRVDAPEVPAPADEGSDPHPR
- a CDS encoding LCP family protein, producing the protein MSRSRSLIVLSALGLAAALAWTTVGGVTVAQSQEKPIVINRAHAGSHRPSFDKPIFVLALGSDAGSPKYKRGGKVQSGRADSIHIIAIEPTLKKASIVGIPRDSYVPVTCFNRDTKITGGLFFGGAECMVSTVERLVRDHGGPATFKFDYYMLAGFEHLANMVNDLGGIPVNVPYAMNDKASRANLKKGPQTLSGAEALAMSRNRKDAPLGDLSRSENQGLVMIGGLTKARALVAKDPSKTLEFVRSIFRNVKMDIPLVDAFRLGLVLLQIAPKDVTNIVPRADTGTTDAGSSVLLDERSYRVYRDVADDGVLGSSG
- a CDS encoding cation transporter, producing the protein MSRSPDIDRDALLRRALGLEYLTVGWNVVEGVVSITAAMAAGSVVLLGFGIDSFIESASGGVLVWRLLAERRASDPERVDAIELRARRLVGASLFALAGYLAVDATISLVQEERPEASAVGIAVTSLSLAVMWWLARAKRDAARRLGSRALMADAFQTTACWWLSLLAVAGLLVNQVAGWWWADPVAAIGAAYFIGREGVHAWRGDD
- a CDS encoding S8 family peptidase, with amino-acid sequence MTATALRTRSALVFLLFAGLLAAATPALPPVTSSSSGGAVELDPALTSITTGDVNLIVRARPGAVREAVRAVTRAGGIVTKDLPIVNGFAAVVPASEIADIASVAGIYTLTLDRKVTVAENGNPSTPNSVYRKVVRADDVNNAGYSGSGITVAVIDTGITEVADLAGRVVDVSDGGLFGGTSSCKNFSGEPTCDDSFGHGTFIAGIIAGNGAASGGKWKGIAPQAKLLSVKIAGASGSTDVSTLLAAIQWVVSFKSEYNIKVLNLSLGTNGTQTYRTDPLNYAVEKAWDAGIVVVVAASNLGPEAGTISKPGDDPWVITVGATDDMGTNGLGDDELPNYSSRGPTGSDGIAKPDVVAPGSHIVSLRAPGSAIDTQFPNYIDGSYRKGSGTSQATAAVSGVAALMLQRNPTWSPDRVKYAMKSTARDAASDDPMAVGSGVVDAYTGTFSAPSGTANAGLDRSNGMGALDASRGTVEVQADDSEQTVVNGVLTLQLLLWNPIVYTGVPWNSLTWSLSQWYGNSWHGNSWHGNSWHGNSWHGSTWYGNSWHGNSWHGNSWHGSAWYGAWE
- a CDS encoding ATP-binding protein; protein product: MRAETDELAPRVSDADPSRSSPSRIALFTGILFGVAIASALASTNLPGTANTSLPGSAALFALLVAAERLMMRFRYRGHIDGITLFEAALAPAILTLPTPVLVLVVGMAQAVAAIIGRDAFVKASFNVAQWSAAAALGSMVFNLLPTGAGLDVANTLALIVAITVVIVTNIVTFTYAMHLVQREPIRNVLRSFAPLVPVWGITWILNVAFGIIFAATYTWSTAGVLLFSVPLALLHWASKAYAAAVVDQERLAGLHRATLELATPVDPRDAIPRFLGEVRQSFGGDAVDLVLFFSGRIRTVHRVDHDGYREYDEPWELQTLAAALSERRRVVRVNAAGPDPIAAALLDLEGWRDCLAAPLLDGERTLGVLCLYNRQGLEGFERGEEAVLQALAVEAARGMNKASLLDAILEERQKLADIVGRTSDGILTISPAGTIKTWNLALERITGHGAAEMIGSRLFGTLTPRDTEGVAVWLERWADDENELASDIEITTRAGETRWLSCSYTRVSDPDGRPSMLIVVARDATEARELERLKDDFVATVSHELRTPLTPIKGWAVTLLQLGEHLSPQQREEGVQAILRHAERLERLITNILEVSKVERGLSDRRDAVVDVLAVAEKTVADFRAENGHREIVFHASADHHLTRGDEVWVEQILTNLLSNAMKYSPADRPIEVAVTETRDAIEVSVTDRGPGIPEHEMERIFERFKRLGDHMTRSQGGTGLGLYIARQLARAIGGELSVCSEPGRGATFTLLLVPEYEPAPLASAS